A genomic segment from Flammeovirga pectinis encodes:
- a CDS encoding vWA domain-containing protein — protein MCKAEIIEALENLEAGGSTAGGEGLKLAYKVAKQNFIKKGNNRIILATDGDFNVGVSSNEAMEELITERREEGIAISVLGFGMGNYQDDKMEIIADKGNGNYAYIDNLQEAQKVLVKEFGGTLMTIAKDVKFQLEFNPKFVAKYRLIGYENRLLEDEDFDDDKKDAGEIGAGHSVTALYEIVPVIKKTRNTPELKYQSTELTEYAKNSNDLLTLKLRYKQPTKSKSNLIETVVKSNYTPFSETTTDFKFTASIVEFGMLLRNSEFKGSSTWDTVIQLAKEGRGTDEEGYKSEMIRLVNVAKSLDVKYDNK, from the coding sequence ATGTGTAAGGCAGAAATTATTGAGGCGTTAGAAAATTTAGAAGCGGGTGGTTCTACTGCCGGTGGAGAAGGGTTGAAGTTGGCTTACAAAGTGGCAAAACAGAACTTTATTAAAAAAGGGAACAACAGAATTATTTTAGCAACCGATGGCGATTTTAACGTTGGTGTAAGTAGTAACGAAGCGATGGAAGAGTTAATTACAGAACGTCGAGAAGAGGGTATTGCTATTTCTGTATTGGGCTTTGGAATGGGGAATTACCAAGATGACAAGATGGAGATAATTGCGGATAAAGGCAATGGAAATTACGCCTATATAGATAACCTACAAGAGGCTCAAAAGGTATTGGTAAAAGAGTTTGGAGGTACGTTAATGACAATAGCGAAGGATGTAAAATTCCAATTAGAGTTTAACCCAAAATTTGTGGCTAAATATCGTTTAATTGGTTACGAAAACCGCCTACTTGAAGATGAGGACTTTGATGATGACAAAAAGGATGCAGGAGAAATAGGAGCAGGTCATTCTGTAACAGCCTTGTACGAAATAGTTCCAGTTATTAAAAAAACAAGAAATACGCCGGAGTTGAAATACCAATCGACCGAATTAACAGAATATGCCAAAAATAGCAATGACCTACTTACATTGAAATTAAGGTATAAACAGCCTACAAAGAGTAAAAGTAATTTGATTGAAACAGTAGTTAAGAGTAATTACACACCTTTTTCGGAGACCACAACAGATTTTAAATTTACTGCTTCAATTGTAGAATTTGGCATGTTATTAAGAAATTCAGAATTTAAAGGGTCATCTACTTGGGATACTGTTATTCAACTTGCAAAAGAAGGAAGAGGAACCGATGAGGAAGGATATAAAAGTGAAATGATACGACTTGTAAATGTTGCGAAGTCACTTGATGTTAAATACGATAACAAATAA
- a CDS encoding caspase family protein, with amino-acid sequence MKYFYLILLCLITSIHLFGQTDYKVYSAVPTYAKSIYFSDEFEDNTNEWTIVPYLSDDVRESKIKKGEYRLTSYDKDELVVEVMSGFGYTDLNDFEIEVAIKHNDFQRSHANGLIWGMSPDTNNAYGIAFNADGEYHIQELFDGQENDLVPWTYNAAILKDDFNKLTVRKIEEWYYLFINEQFVYMFPFEELELEDDVTGFFAEGTSIAIDYIKITEVVTDKIRTAPPTPTRVATQPTNNTRALVRTETTTAAVHTNGEYYALIIGVQDYTDNSVADLRFPIRDATRFHDILVRKYGFTDNHIIFLKNPTRSEVFKAFNTLRTNVKSTDNLLIFYAGHGYYDQKVNEGYWLPSDAVEGDDSGWIANSSLSTKLKGIDSKHTLLISDACFGGSIFKPSRSAFANAEKSITTYYEKKSRKGMTSGTLKTVPDESVFAKYLMKTLEENTKQYLSSSSLFHSFNEAVANNSLNAPQYGVLFGVGDEGGQFIFIQK; translated from the coding sequence ATGAAATACTTCTACTTAATACTATTATGTTTAATTACATCTATACATTTATTTGGGCAAACTGACTATAAGGTATATTCTGCTGTTCCAACATATGCAAAATCAATCTACTTTTCAGATGAATTTGAAGACAATACCAATGAATGGACAATCGTTCCCTATCTTTCTGATGATGTTCGTGAAAGTAAAATAAAAAAAGGGGAATACCGTCTAACCTCTTATGATAAAGACGAACTTGTTGTAGAAGTAATGTCTGGTTTTGGCTATACTGACCTCAATGATTTTGAAATTGAGGTAGCAATAAAACATAACGATTTTCAACGTTCTCATGCCAACGGATTAATTTGGGGAATGTCTCCTGATACAAATAATGCGTATGGAATTGCTTTTAATGCAGATGGAGAATACCATATTCAAGAATTATTTGATGGACAAGAGAACGACCTAGTACCTTGGACGTACAACGCAGCCATCTTAAAAGATGATTTTAATAAACTAACCGTTCGTAAAATAGAAGAATGGTATTACTTGTTTATTAATGAGCAATTTGTTTATATGTTTCCTTTCGAAGAACTAGAATTAGAAGATGATGTGACTGGCTTTTTTGCAGAAGGGACGTCGATTGCCATAGATTATATTAAGATAACAGAAGTAGTTACTGATAAGATAAGAACTGCTCCTCCAACACCTACTAGGGTTGCTACACAGCCTACAAATAATACAAGAGCATTAGTTAGGACTGAAACAACTACTGCTGCTGTTCATACAAATGGAGAATATTACGCATTAATAATTGGCGTACAAGATTATACAGATAATAGTGTTGCAGACCTTCGATTCCCGATAAGAGATGCAACTCGTTTCCACGATATACTTGTACGTAAATACGGCTTTACTGATAATCATATTATCTTTTTAAAGAACCCTACAAGATCTGAGGTATTTAAGGCATTTAATACATTAAGAACCAATGTTAAATCTACAGACAATTTACTCATATTTTATGCTGGACATGGTTATTACGACCAAAAAGTAAATGAAGGATATTGGCTACCCTCTGATGCTGTGGAAGGAGACGACTCTGGTTGGATTGCAAATTCTAGTTTAAGTACAAAATTAAAAGGAATAGATAGTAAACACACTTTATTAATTTCTGATGCCTGTTTTGGAGGAAGTATTTTTAAACCTTCTCGTTCAGCATTTGCGAACGCAGAAAAATCGATAACTACATATTATGAGAAGAAATCTAGAAAAGGCATGACGAGTGGTACTTTAAAAACAGTACCCGATGAGAGTGTTTTTGCAAAGTATTTAATGAAAACATTAGAAGAGAACACTAAACAATATTTATCTTCCTCTTCATTATTTCATAGCTTTAATGAAGCCGTAGCTAATAACAGTTTAAATGCTCCACAATATGGTGTGTTATTTGGTGTTGGAGATGAAGGAGGACAGTTTATTTTTATACAGAAATAG
- a CDS encoding leucine-rich repeat protein gives MKKNLFYIFVFLLNSLSSYSQGHLLTELDVKIVDGQIINYLSSYNNIIIPPFLDGQTVTSIGESAFSHNSLTTVSLPNTVTSIGENAFSNNLLTTVILPNTVTSIGKNAFSHNSLTTVSFPNSIESIGAFAFRFNLLTSVNIPSSVIIIGEYAFSDNQLISFSLPSPVVEGAWNVSASGEEVTDLTIQYVYNYSSPHVITFSEVELKNGVITAYFGPSGKVKIPEIINGETIIEIGKGAFSHKILTSVEFPNSITTIGENSFSHNLLTAISFPSSITTIGENAFVSNKLSSVDIPNSINSIGAFAFSNNKLTSLDISSLVTIIEEGTFSYNKLTSLELPNSIITIEASAFSQNKLSSIELPNSVTTIGDGAFSANKLTSVVLPSSLKSLGAAAFFLNQLESIELPSSLTTIGDYSFSNNSLTSVEFPMLLTTIGKQAFSSNQLESIELPSSLTIIGDNAFTSNLLKSIAFPSSLKSIGQQAFSHNLLTSIVLPNSVMIIGKYAFYHNQIQSFSLPVPVIDGVWNLGVSGEEVTDFEVTYVFNSGNRLISSSEILFEDGIIKDYYGPGGIIEIPTLIDNEVVVAIGDYAFSDNVLTSVVLPNSLTTIGKGSFSGNLLSSVNIPSSVIMIGDYAFAGNSLISVVLPDLLTTLGEGIFSSNLLSSVNIPSSVSMIGDYVFSDNLLTSVVLPNSVTSIAEGAFYGNRLTSVKLPNSIKSIGARAFSFNLLKSIELPSSIINIGAFAFWDNLLLSIEIPNSVTSIAEGTFYGNRLTSVKLPNSITSIGARAFSYNGLGSFFLPHVMNEDSIFTIDGWTSSNGIEYNNGDEIFSLEDSYNINVKSYNGALVSILFKNTTGNLIIKGDIDTTYNTIDNVNFIALKGSNLELTANVSQIDNGYELFPSVVNIDNLQDNIQQVFKVVPINYRIVYHNVEYSEGISNYTIESASFDLSVPPLVEGYTFEGWYSEADFINKITEISSGSTGDITLYAKLIPVSYSINYELEGGLHHNILSYTILTSTLSLLEATKEGYTFEGWYSEADFINKITEISSGSTGDITLYAKLIPVSYSINYELKGGLHQNVLSYTILTSTLSLLEATKEGYTFEGWYSEADFINKITEIPKGSIGDITLYAKWSLNEITSLFSSEGEILIYPNPVLSSYFQLKSTIQIIKVSIFDLNGKILKTFRPEKIFDIKELPVGVYLIDIHTVKGVIHKKIIKQ, from the coding sequence ATGAAAAAAAATCTTTTTTACATTTTCGTTTTTTTATTAAACTCTTTATCTTCTTATTCACAAGGTCATCTACTTACAGAGTTAGATGTGAAAATTGTTGATGGACAAATAATAAATTATCTAAGTAGTTATAACAATATTATTATTCCCCCTTTTTTAGATGGACAAACGGTTACAAGTATTGGTGAAAGTGCATTTTCTCATAATTCATTAACAACCGTAAGTTTGCCAAATACAGTTACAAGTATTGGTGAAAATGCATTTTCTAATAATTTATTAACAACCGTAATTTTGCCAAATACAGTTACAAGTATTGGTAAAAATGCATTTTCTCATAATTCATTAACAACCGTAAGTTTCCCAAATTCTATTGAATCAATAGGTGCTTTTGCATTTCGATTCAACTTATTGACATCAGTAAATATTCCTAGTTCGGTTATTATTATTGGAGAATATGCTTTTTCCGATAATCAATTAATTTCATTTTCACTGCCCTCTCCAGTTGTCGAAGGAGCATGGAATGTAAGTGCTTCAGGAGAAGAAGTGACAGATTTAACAATTCAATATGTGTATAATTATAGCTCCCCCCATGTCATTACTTTTTCGGAGGTAGAATTAAAAAATGGAGTAATAACAGCTTATTTTGGTCCATCTGGTAAGGTTAAAATTCCGGAAATAATTAATGGAGAAACTATAATTGAAATTGGTAAAGGAGCATTTTCTCATAAAATATTAACATCCGTAGAGTTCCCAAATTCAATTACTACTATAGGCGAAAATTCATTTTCTCATAATTTATTAACAGCCATAAGTTTCCCAAGTTCAATTACTACTATAGGCGAAAATGCATTTGTAAGTAATAAATTATCATCAGTAGATATTCCAAATTCTATTAATTCAATTGGTGCATTTGCATTTTCCAATAATAAATTAACGTCACTAGATATCTCAAGCCTTGTAACCATCATAGAAGAAGGTACTTTTTCTTATAATAAATTAACATCTTTAGAACTGCCAAATTCAATAATTACAATAGAGGCATCTGCTTTTTCACAGAATAAACTATCATCAATAGAACTTCCCAATTCTGTTACAACCATTGGAGATGGTGCTTTTAGTGCTAATAAACTAACATCAGTTGTACTTCCTAGTTCACTTAAATCATTAGGAGCAGCAGCATTTTTTTTAAATCAATTAGAGTCAATAGAACTACCAAGTTCACTTACTACAATAGGAGATTATTCATTTTCGAATAATTCATTAACATCTGTAGAGTTCCCGATGTTACTAACCACAATAGGGAAGCAAGCTTTTTCTAGTAATCAATTAGAGTCAATAGAACTACCAAGTTCGCTTACTATTATAGGAGATAATGCTTTCACAAGTAATTTATTAAAATCCATTGCTTTTCCAAGCTCACTTAAATCAATAGGACAACAAGCTTTTTCTCATAATTTATTAACATCAATAGTACTCCCAAATTCAGTTATGATTATTGGAAAATATGCGTTTTACCATAATCAAATTCAATCATTTTCACTTCCAGTTCCAGTTATTGATGGAGTATGGAATTTAGGAGTAAGTGGAGAAGAAGTTACGGATTTTGAAGTTACATATGTATTTAACTCAGGTAATCGATTAATTTCATCATCTGAAATATTATTTGAAGATGGAATAATTAAAGACTATTATGGACCAGGAGGTATAATAGAGATACCAACTTTAATTGATAATGAAGTCGTTGTTGCTATTGGAGATTATGCATTTTCTGATAATGTATTAACATCAGTAGTACTCCCAAATTCATTAACAACTATAGGTAAAGGTTCTTTTTCTGGTAATTTGTTATCATCGGTAAATATTCCAAGTTCAGTTATAATGATAGGAGATTATGCATTTGCGGGAAATTCATTAATATCAGTAGTACTTCCAGATTTACTAACAACTCTTGGCGAAGGTATTTTTTCTAGTAATTTGTTATCATCGGTAAATATTCCAAGTTCAGTTTCAATGATAGGAGATTATGTATTTTCTGATAATTTATTAACGTCAGTGGTACTTCCAAATTCAGTAACTAGCATAGCAGAAGGAGCTTTCTATGGAAATAGGTTGACATCCGTAAAACTCCCAAATTCAATTAAATCAATAGGAGCAAGAGCATTTTCTTTTAATTTATTGAAATCTATAGAACTCCCAAGTTCGATTATTAATATAGGTGCTTTTGCTTTTTGGGATAATTTGTTATTATCTATAGAAATTCCAAATTCAGTAACTAGCATAGCAGAAGGAACTTTTTATGGAAATAGGTTGACATCCGTAAAACTCCCAAATTCAATTACTTCGATAGGAGCAAGAGCATTTTCTTATAATGGATTAGGGTCATTTTTTTTACCTCATGTAATGAATGAAGATTCTATTTTCACAATTGATGGATGGACATCTTCTAACGGGATAGAGTATAATAATGGTGACGAAATATTTAGCTTAGAAGATAGTTATAATATTAATGTCAAATCTTACAATGGAGCTTTGGTGAGTATTTTATTTAAAAATACTACAGGCAATTTAATAATAAAAGGAGATATAGATACTACTTATAACACTATTGATAATGTGAATTTTATTGCTTTAAAAGGTTCAAATCTAGAATTAACCGCTAATGTATCTCAAATTGATAATGGTTATGAGTTATTCCCTTCAGTAGTAAATATTGATAACCTTCAAGACAATATACAGCAAGTTTTTAAGGTAGTACCTATTAATTATAGAATTGTATATCATAATGTAGAATATAGTGAGGGTATAAGTAATTATACAATAGAAAGTGCATCTTTTGATTTGTCGGTTCCTCCACTTGTGGAAGGTTATACTTTTGAAGGTTGGTATTCAGAAGCTGATTTTATCAATAAGATTACAGAAATTTCATCGGGATCAACTGGTGATATTACGTTGTATGCTAAATTAATTCCGGTTTCATATTCAATAAATTATGAATTAGAAGGAGGTTTACATCATAATATTTTAAGCTACACTATACTAACAAGTACATTAAGTTTATTAGAAGCAACAAAAGAAGGTTATACTTTTGAAGGTTGGTATTCAGAAGCTGATTTTATCAATAAGATTACAGAAATTTCATCGGGATCAACTGGTGATATTACGTTGTATGCTAAATTAATTCCAGTTTCATATTCAATAAATTATGAATTAAAGGGAGGTTTACATCAGAATGTTTTAAGTTACACTATTCTAACAAGTACATTAAGTTTATTAGAAGCAACAAAAGAAGGTTATACTTTTGAAGGTTGGTATTCAGAAGCTGACTTTATCAATAAGATTACAGAAATCCCAAAAGGTTCAATTGGTGATATTACGTTGTATGCTAAGTGGAGTTTAAACGAAATTACATCATTATTTTCTAGTGAAGGAGAAATATTAATTTATCCAAACCCCGTGCTTTCATCATACTTTCAGTTAAAGTCGACTATTCAAATTATAAAAGTATCCATTTTCGATTTAAATGGTAAAATCCTAAAAACATTTAGACCTGAAAAAATATTTGATATAAAAGAGTTACCAGTTGGAGTTTATCTAATTGATATACATACTGTTAAAGGGGTAATTCACAAGAAAATTATTAAACAATAG
- a CDS encoding outer membrane protein: MKKSLLFIFGALLLISFESNAQFYVGASGGNSFINHSIGNISGQDFKVNDNTGSWKVYGGLGNKFLGVEGGYRSVGSAQSMTNGSLMETNITGWDVALKGTIHIGPFFGFAKAGAFFGQYDNTGEVASLVGVDKSTDFMWAVGVGVEVAQRLQFRLEWESLNLSDNNNISTLSLGTAIILGGGKDKGKN; this comes from the coding sequence ATGAAAAAAAGTTTATTGTTTATATTCGGTGCATTGTTATTAATTTCTTTCGAATCTAACGCACAGTTTTATGTTGGTGCAAGTGGTGGTAATTCATTTATTAACCATAGTATAGGTAACATTAGTGGTCAAGATTTTAAAGTAAATGATAATACAGGTAGCTGGAAAGTATATGGTGGTCTTGGTAACAAGTTTTTAGGCGTTGAAGGTGGTTATAGAAGTGTGGGTAGTGCTCAATCTATGACTAACGGTAGCCTAATGGAAACAAATATTACTGGTTGGGATGTTGCTTTAAAAGGTACAATACATATCGGTCCTTTCTTTGGATTTGCTAAAGCGGGTGCTTTCTTTGGACAATATGATAACACAGGTGAAGTTGCTTCTTTAGTTGGTGTTGATAAAAGTACAGATTTTATGTGGGCAGTGGGTGTAGGTGTTGAAGTAGCACAAAGGTTACAATTCCGTTTAGAATGGGAATCTCTTAACCTAAGTGATAATAATAATATTTCTACACTTAGTTTAGGTACTGCTATAATTCTAGGTGGAGGAAAAGACAAAGGTAAAAATTAA
- a CDS encoding helix-turn-helix domain-containing protein, translating to MNKFKFESSLAYWEELLNGKRIGDTIQFNNEKGKGKLEGFRLSEDIEMFRLDMELKQELHINNKQENVNFIPIFFGESVDQTLTMDEKEEKVKEFNNSSIGAFCTNVNKSLQWKFPVKKNLKFVTLKVSKDLFYNLVDKSDKLEKVLSKEQIFFEFEEFDPKMRDFFNKIHSISGTDTFDLDFMENYANNLLLLFLKNILNREEITETRKYPYNVEPVFKAQNILENTLDRPVSIDNLAEDCGISESRLRFLFKHVFGTTIHNYHQDLRLNKSRSLLRKGGKTMSMIAMDLGFSSSSHFSMVFKKQFNITPKQFKNEQYQMA from the coding sequence ATGAATAAATTTAAGTTCGAATCATCACTAGCATATTGGGAAGAGTTATTAAATGGAAAAAGAATTGGAGACACAATTCAATTTAATAATGAAAAAGGAAAAGGGAAACTAGAAGGTTTCAGATTATCTGAGGATATAGAAATGTTCCGTCTTGATATGGAGTTGAAACAAGAACTTCACATTAATAATAAACAAGAGAACGTAAACTTTATTCCAATCTTTTTTGGTGAGTCTGTAGATCAAACATTAACTATGGATGAGAAAGAAGAAAAGGTAAAAGAATTTAATAACAGTTCAATAGGTGCTTTTTGTACAAATGTAAACAAGTCTTTGCAATGGAAATTCCCAGTAAAGAAAAATTTAAAATTTGTTACACTAAAAGTGAGTAAGGATTTATTCTATAATTTAGTAGATAAATCAGACAAATTAGAAAAGGTATTAAGTAAAGAACAAATATTCTTTGAGTTCGAGGAGTTTGACCCAAAGATGAGAGACTTCTTTAATAAAATACATAGTATTTCAGGGACAGATACTTTTGATTTAGATTTTATGGAAAATTATGCAAATAACCTTTTGCTATTATTCCTTAAGAATATTTTAAATAGAGAGGAGATAACAGAAACTAGAAAATACCCTTATAATGTAGAGCCCGTTTTTAAAGCACAAAATATTTTAGAAAATACATTAGATAGACCAGTTAGTATTGATAACCTTGCAGAAGATTGTGGTATAAGTGAAAGTAGATTACGATTCTTATTTAAACACGTTTTTGGAACAACAATCCATAATTACCATCAAGATTTAAGGTTAAATAAATCTCGTTCCTTATTAAGAAAAGGTGGTAAAACTATGTCTATGATTGCAATGGATTTAGGGTTTTCTAGTTCAAGCCACTTTTCTATGGTATTTAAAAAGCAATTTAATATAACACCTAAGCAATTTAAGAATGAACAGTACCAAATGGCATAA
- a CDS encoding DUF4382 domain-containing protein — protein sequence MKNFLVAVMSTAVLATSCSQTNDSDSNYNPSTTTDLSVQATGLNTTTSTFGAGNGLEGIDSVVVGITSFNMSINGDTVTFEKSGNDGAIDLLSFTSTDTLIWTNEEIPSGDVGDIAILNLDKNYDNNYVIESGGNKADLHLSHTALQFKLVSDEDDIDEGDKYVIKLNMANSLRLVSKGNGSYNLQQGTAGIEKMGTMVLVETVDNDLDMDDDDHDSDDENDDND from the coding sequence ATGAAAAATTTTCTAGTAGCGGTAATGTCAACGGCAGTTTTGGCCACATCTTGTAGTCAAACAAATGATTCTGATAGCAATTATAACCCTTCTACAACAACAGATCTTTCTGTACAAGCAACAGGTTTAAATACAACTACTTCTACTTTTGGAGCTGGAAATGGTTTAGAAGGAATTGATTCTGTAGTTGTTGGTATAACTTCTTTTAATATGAGTATTAACGGGGATACCGTTACTTTCGAGAAATCTGGGAATGATGGAGCAATAGATCTTTTAAGTTTTACTTCTACCGATACTCTTATCTGGACGAACGAAGAGATTCCATCAGGAGATGTTGGAGATATTGCAATTCTAAATTTAGATAAAAATTACGATAATAATTATGTAATTGAGTCTGGTGGAAATAAAGCAGATTTACATTTATCGCATACAGCATTACAATTTAAATTAGTTTCTGATGAAGACGATATTGATGAAGGTGATAAATATGTAATTAAGCTAAATATGGCAAATAGCTTACGATTAGTAAGTAAAGGAAATGGTTCTTATAATTTACAACAAGGTACTGCGGGTATCGAAAAAATGGGAACAATGGTTCTTGTAGAAACAGTAGATAATGATTTAGACATGGATGATGATGACCATGATTCTGATGATGAAAATGATGATAATGATTAA
- a CDS encoding MarC family protein, which translates to MLHLIFTKFIMFFTVIDPIGTIPVFIAITAKSSTAKKLVIAKKAALTAAGVLLFFTIAGEIILNVINIPLSNFQIAGGIVLFLFALTMIFGESKPEEEISHIDNQEDKAVFPLAIPSLASPGAILAVMLLTEKNKYSFQEQLVTVVVMLSVVAIAGLLMVFSTKIFKYIGNSGAAIISRVMGLILSAVAVHNVLEGLTEYLTK; encoded by the coding sequence ATGTTACATCTTATATTTACTAAATTCATCATGTTTTTTACTGTAATTGATCCAATAGGTACGATACCAGTATTTATTGCAATTACAGCAAAAAGTAGTACCGCTAAAAAGCTTGTTATTGCTAAAAAAGCGGCCCTTACAGCAGCAGGTGTACTACTGTTTTTTACAATTGCTGGCGAAATAATCTTAAATGTAATCAATATCCCTTTATCAAATTTTCAGATTGCAGGTGGAATTGTATTATTTCTTTTTGCACTCACCATGATCTTTGGTGAAAGTAAACCAGAAGAAGAGATTTCTCATATAGATAACCAAGAAGATAAGGCAGTATTTCCGTTGGCTATTCCATCTTTGGCAAGTCCGGGTGCAATTTTAGCAGTTATGCTACTAACAGAAAAAAATAAATATAGTTTTCAGGAGCAACTTGTTACTGTAGTAGTAATGTTATCAGTAGTGGCAATTGCAGGATTATTGATGGTTTTCTCTACCAAAATATTTAAGTATATAGGGAATAGCGGAGCTGCAATTATCAGTAGAGTTATGGGTTTAATATTATCTGCTGTAGCTGTTCATAATGTGTTAGAAGGATTAACAGAATATCTCACAAAATAG
- a CDS encoding DUF1254 domain-containing protein produces MACIGLNAFKEFSVSDSEIARRKEIITKAYNYGFPLVLMEYSKKAMLTKTQTKANEFNHVSTFPDWKFRDVVRPNLDTYYSNAWLDLSNGPVVVTVPATKRYYLIPALDAYTNVFSSVGTRTTGTKAQKFVYTGPNWSGKVPKGMQQIKCPTNMVWLLGRIEVHNQKDGETIVADIQDEIYIKPLKCHRKVTYRSNSFSSEIYTAKEPPIDYVKNLSIEEFFTKMSYLMKINPPAKSDSVFIEELKEIDFEIGDGFSLGMFSDEEKEIYSNIPEEVQAKWDENSYGEQTKSWNFYKENIGNYGINYEHRAYISAIGLGANLPEDAVYPMTTVDKNLEDLNGEYNYVIHFAKEEIPSVNGFWSLTCYNNNDFLVHNELNRYAIGDRCNLKFNKDGSLDIYLQAQKPSNYTSINWLPIPEDATFSLVLRMYWPKKEVFKSNYQLPCVKKISN; encoded by the coding sequence ATGGCGTGTATTGGTTTGAACGCCTTTAAAGAATTTTCGGTATCTGATAGTGAAATAGCACGTAGAAAAGAAATTATTACTAAGGCTTATAATTATGGGTTCCCATTAGTATTAATGGAATATTCTAAGAAAGCTATGCTTACTAAAACACAAACTAAGGCTAATGAATTTAACCATGTGTCTACTTTTCCAGATTGGAAATTTAGAGATGTAGTGAGACCAAATCTAGACACTTATTATTCTAATGCGTGGTTAGATTTGAGTAATGGCCCAGTTGTAGTAACAGTTCCAGCAACAAAAAGGTATTATTTAATACCAGCATTAGATGCTTATACAAATGTATTTTCTTCTGTTGGAACAAGAACAACGGGAACAAAAGCACAAAAATTTGTATACACAGGACCAAACTGGTCTGGTAAAGTACCAAAGGGTATGCAACAAATAAAATGCCCCACAAATATGGTTTGGTTACTTGGGAGAATTGAAGTTCATAACCAAAAAGATGGCGAAACTATAGTAGCAGATATCCAAGATGAAATTTATATTAAACCTTTAAAATGTCATCGTAAAGTAACCTATAGAAGTAATTCTTTTTCTTCTGAAATATATACTGCTAAAGAGCCTCCAATAGACTATGTAAAGAATTTAAGTATTGAAGAGTTTTTTACCAAGATGTCTTATTTAATGAAAATTAACCCTCCTGCAAAATCGGATTCTGTATTTATTGAGGAGTTAAAAGAAATTGATTTTGAGATTGGAGATGGTTTTTCTTTGGGAATGTTTTCTGATGAAGAAAAAGAAATTTATAGTAATATTCCAGAAGAAGTACAAGCAAAATGGGACGAAAACTCATATGGTGAACAAACAAAATCATGGAATTTTTACAAGGAGAATATTGGAAATTATGGTATTAATTATGAGCATAGAGCTTATATCTCTGCTATTGGTTTAGGGGCAAATTTACCAGAAGACGCTGTTTATCCAATGACTACAGTAGACAAGAATTTAGAAGATTTAAACGGTGAGTATAATTATGTAATACATTTTGCAAAAGAAGAAATACCATCTGTAAATGGTTTTTGGTCACTAACTTGTTACAATAACAACGATTTCTTGGTTCATAATGAATTGAATAGGTATGCTATTGGTGATCGTTGTAATTTAAAATTTAATAAAGATGGTTCCCTAGATATCTATTTACAAGCACAAAAACCCTCAAATTATACGTCAATTAATTGGTTGCCGATTCCAGAAGATGCTACATTTTCTTTAGTATTACGTATGTATTGGCCTAAGAAAGAAGTTTTCAAGTCAAATTATCAATTACCTTGTGTAAAAAAAATCAGTAATTAG